The sequence below is a genomic window from Salinispira pacifica.
CCGGTCCGCCAGCTTGAATTTATTGGCAGCGGCTACTGAATCGCCCCCGCCAACCACGCTTACGGCTGAGGAATCGGCAATTGCCCGGGCCACTTCTTCGGTGCCTTTTGCGAAGGCATCAAATTCGAAAACGCCCATGGGACCGTTCCAAACAATGGATTTTGCCTTGGCTATCACTTCCCGGCATTTCTGAATGCTTTTGGGACCGATATCCATGGCAATTTTTCCTGCAGGTACGTTCACGTCATCCACGGGTTCGGGGGTTGCGTCTTCCTTGAAATCAGCTGCCACCACATGGTCAACCGGAAGAATCACTTCCACACCGGCTTTTTCCGCCTGCTTCAGAAGAGATTTTGCGGTTTCAAGATAGTCTTCTTCAAGGAGCGAGTTACCGATCTCCTTGCCCTGGGCTTTCAGGAAGGTATAGGTCATACCGCCGCCGATGATCAGGGAGCTGCATTTGGGAAGCAGACTTTCCAGCACACCGATTTTGGAAGACACCTTGGCACCGCCCACAACGGCAACCATGGGCTGCTTGGGTTCAGTAACAAAGGGCTCCATGAACTTCACTTCCTTTTCGATGAGAAGACCGGCATAGGCGGGCATCTTATGAGCCAGGCCCTCGGTTGAGGCATGGGCCCGGTGGGCTGTACCGAAGGCATCATTTACAAATACCTCACCGAATTTTGCAAGCTCGGCCACGAATTCCGGATCGTTCTTTTCCTCTCCGGCATACCAGCGCACATTCTCCAGAAGCAGTACTTCACCGGGTTTCAGTGCGGATACCATGCTTTCAACCTCGCTTCCGATAACATCCGGAGCGATTTTCACTTCCTTGTTCAGAAGTTCTGCAAGCCGCCTGGCCACGGGTGCCAGACTCAACTCGGGTTTCTTCTCCCCTTTGGGACGTCCAAGATGGCTCATGAGAACCAGGGATGCATCCTTTGCCAGAATGGCCTCTATGGTGGGAAGGGCTGCGCGGATGCGGGTATCGTCTGTAACTACACCCTCTTTCAGGGGAACATTGAAATCCACCCGTGAAAGAACCTTTTTTCCTTTCAGATCGGCATCGTTAATTGTTTTTACTGCCATGGGATTACCTCTTATTCAAAATATTGGGGATACAGCGGTGGTTGCGCTGCATTGGATGTACCGCAGAACATCCTGCAGGACTTCCAATGCAAACAGCCTATGCTGATAAACAGAAAAAGGCCGGCATGTAAGCATGCCGGCCTGAAGCTTTAGAGATAGTTTTCCAGCTTAATTGCAAGGTCGACTACACGGTTGGAATAACCCCATTCGTTGTCGTACCAGCTGAGAACCTTCACTTTGTTTCCGCCGATCACCATGGTGCTCTGGGCATCGATGATGGAGGAGTGGGTGTTGTGAATAATGTCCACAGAAACAATGGGATCTTCAGTGTACTCAAGAATTCCCTTCATGGGACCGTCTGCAGCTTTCTTCAGTGCAGCATTCACTTCTTCAGCGGTAACATCCTTTTTCAGGGTTGCAACCAGGTCGGTGATGGAGCCTGTGGGTGTGGGAACACGCATTGCCATACCATTGAGCTTGCCGTTCAGATCGGGCATTACCTTTCCTACAGCCTTGGCCGCACCGGTTGTGGTGGGAATCATGGATACCGCAGCGGAGCGTGCCCGGCGGAGGTCTGCATGAGGACCGTCGAGGATGCTCTGGTCATTGGTGTAGCTGTGGATGGTGGTCATGAGACCGTCTTCGATTCCGAAAGAATCGTGAAGAACCTTGGCCATGGGTGCCAGACAGTTGGTTGTACAGGAGGCGTTTGAGATGAAGGTATCTTCTTTTCTCAGATCGTCGTCGTTTACACCAAGAACAATTGTGTTATCAATCTCATCCTTTGCGGGTACGGTGAGGATAACTTTTTTTGCGGGATACTTGGCATTCTTAATGTGATCGCCGTATCCGCCCTTGGGGCTTTCTTTTGTACGGAAGATACCGGTGGATTCAATAACCACATCAGGTGCAGCTCCCCAGGGAATATTTGCGGGATTGCGTTCTGCGCTTACTGTGTACTTGGTTCCGTCTACAATAATGTGACTGTCATCGTAGCTTACTTCACCGGGAAATTTTCCCTGTGTTGAATCGTACTTGAGCAGATGTGCCAGAGTTTTGGTATCTGTAAGGTCATTGATACCTACAACTTCCACACCTTTCTCAAGGGCGATTTTAAAAACATTGCGGCCAATACGGCCGAAACCGTTAATTGCGAGTTTCATTATCGGTCCCCCTGTAAATTAATTATGGTGGTATATTTTCATCGACT
It includes:
- a CDS encoding phosphoglycerate kinase yields the protein MAVKTINDADLKGKKVLSRVDFNVPLKEGVVTDDTRIRAALPTIEAILAKDASLVLMSHLGRPKGEKKPELSLAPVARRLAELLNKEVKIAPDVIGSEVESMVSALKPGEVLLLENVRWYAGEEKNDPEFVAELAKFGEVFVNDAFGTAHRAHASTEGLAHKMPAYAGLLIEKEVKFMEPFVTEPKQPMVAVVGGAKVSSKIGVLESLLPKCSSLIIGGGMTYTFLKAQGKEIGNSLLEEDYLETAKSLLKQAEKAGVEVILPVDHVVAADFKEDATPEPVDDVNVPAGKIAMDIGPKSIQKCREVIAKAKSIVWNGPMGVFEFDAFAKGTEEVARAIADSSAVSVVGGGDSVAAANKFKLADRMSHVSTGGGASLEFLEGKDLPGIAALK
- the gap gene encoding type I glyceraldehyde-3-phosphate dehydrogenase yields the protein MKLAINGFGRIGRNVFKIALEKGVEVVGINDLTDTKTLAHLLKYDSTQGKFPGEVSYDDSHIIVDGTKYTVSAERNPANIPWGAAPDVVIESTGIFRTKESPKGGYGDHIKNAKYPAKKVILTVPAKDEIDNTIVLGVNDDDLRKEDTFISNASCTTNCLAPMAKVLHDSFGIEDGLMTTIHSYTNDQSILDGPHADLRRARSAAVSMIPTTTGAAKAVGKVMPDLNGKLNGMAMRVPTPTGSITDLVATLKKDVTAEEVNAALKKAADGPMKGILEYTEDPIVSVDIIHNTHSSIIDAQSTMVIGGNKVKVLSWYDNEWGYSNRVVDLAIKLENYL